In Staphylococcus lloydii, the following proteins share a genomic window:
- a CDS encoding YtnP family quorum-quenching lactonase, which yields MKLGRFNIHQLNGGITNIDGGAMFGVVPKPLWTRKYNVNDKNQIALPTYPILIQTNDKLILIDTGMGNDKLTDKQKRNFGVDYESNIASDLAELNFTLEDIDIVIMTHMHFDHASGLTTKEGDAVFKNATHYIQQDEWHEFQSPNIRSKSTYWEKNNGNFRNRLILFDKEIEVYPGVKVCHTGGHSFGHSIVTIESEGENAVHMGDIMPTNAHTNPLWVTAYDDYPMQSIREKERLTPYFIQHDFWFLFYHDENYFAIKYDKEDKQTIVDSIERK from the coding sequence ATGAAATTGGGTCGTTTTAATATTCACCAGTTGAATGGCGGCATTACAAATATCGATGGTGGGGCTATGTTTGGCGTGGTACCTAAACCGTTATGGACAAGAAAATACAACGTGAATGACAAAAACCAAATAGCATTACCTACATATCCAATTTTGATTCAAACTAACGATAAACTTATATTAATCGATACTGGTATGGGAAACGACAAATTAACAGACAAGCAAAAGAGAAATTTCGGCGTGGACTATGAAAGTAATATTGCTTCGGATTTGGCAGAGCTTAATTTTACGCTAGAGGATATAGATATAGTTATTATGACGCATATGCATTTTGACCATGCTAGCGGTTTAACGACAAAAGAGGGTGATGCAGTATTTAAAAATGCCACACATTATATCCAACAAGACGAATGGCATGAATTCCAAAGTCCAAATATTAGAAGTAAATCTACTTATTGGGAGAAAAACAATGGTAACTTTCGCAATAGGTTAATTTTATTCGACAAAGAAATCGAAGTTTATCCAGGAGTGAAGGTATGCCATACGGGGGGACATAGTTTTGGCCATTCAATTGTTACAATTGAAAGTGAAGGGGAAAATGCTGTTCATATGGGAGATATCATGCCAACCAATGCACATACCAATCCTTTATGGGTAACTGCATATGATGACTATCCTATGCAGTCTATAAGGGAAAAAGAAAGGTTAACTCCCTATTTTATTCAGCATGATTTTTGGTTTTTATTCTATCATGATGAAAATTATTTCGCGATTAAGTACGATAAAGAAGATAAACAAACTATCGTTGACTCAATAGAACGCAAATAA
- a CDS encoding PepSY domain-containing protein produces the protein MLSKKSWLIIIPVLGIILVSSLAISKKLLTHNFKNPNKVINEVKTYFMHVVGSYILEEPTTYEKDNTVYTVYRGGITTFNNDRFTYYDFYVDATTGTVIDIIENEFEVMT, from the coding sequence ATGTTAAGCAAAAAATCATGGCTTATTATTATACCTGTTCTCGGTATTATTCTTGTTAGTAGTCTTGCTATAAGCAAAAAATTATTAACGCATAACTTTAAAAATCCAAACAAAGTTATCAATGAAGTTAAGACATACTTTATGCATGTTGTTGGTTCTTATATTTTAGAAGAACCTACTACTTATGAAAAAGACAATACAGTTTATACCGTATACCGTGGTGGTATCACAACTTTTAATAATGACCGTTTTACTTATTACGATTTTTACGTTGATGCTACGACAGGTACAGTTATAGATATTATCGAAAACGAATTTGAGGTAATGACTTAG
- a CDS encoding M42 family metallopeptidase: MQIDKNKTLERMKALTELHGAPGFENDVKSYIKEQLAPYVDEFVYDRMGGIYGVKKSKKSDSKRVMVAAHMDEVGFMITQITDNGMLKFTNLGGVASDIWQAQRLKVKSRNGEEISGIVSNIPKHFRTGSEGAPKIEDLMLDIGCESAEEVRARNIEIGDSIVPDTPFTQLSEHRFNSKAWDNRYGCLIGIELLELLKDVELDVDLYVGANVQEEVGLRGARAAAELIKPDVAFVVDCSPANDMKGKNELSGVLGKGTLIRIKDGTMILKPTFRDFLLEVATTNNINHQYYISPGGTDGGEIHKANEGIPTAVIGVCARYIHSTNSIFDYRDYEAARALLSKSIENLNDTQIEALQYQ; encoded by the coding sequence GTGCAAATTGATAAAAATAAGACTTTAGAACGAATGAAAGCATTAACTGAATTACATGGAGCGCCTGGTTTTGAAAATGATGTCAAATCATATATTAAAGAACAACTCGCGCCTTATGTAGACGAATTTGTATATGATCGCATGGGTGGCATATATGGTGTTAAAAAATCCAAAAAAAGTGATAGTAAACGTGTGATGGTCGCCGCACATATGGATGAAGTTGGATTTATGATAACGCAAATTACTGACAATGGGATGCTTAAATTTACAAACTTAGGTGGCGTCGCTTCTGATATTTGGCAAGCGCAAAGATTAAAGGTTAAGTCAAGAAACGGTGAAGAAATTTCAGGTATTGTTTCTAACATCCCAAAACACTTTAGAACAGGTTCAGAAGGTGCACCTAAAATTGAAGACTTAATGCTAGATATTGGTTGCGAATCAGCAGAAGAAGTCAGAGCTAGAAATATCGAAATTGGTGATTCTATCGTTCCAGATACACCTTTTACTCAACTTTCAGAACATAGATTTAATAGTAAAGCATGGGATAATCGTTATGGTTGTCTTATAGGTATAGAATTATTAGAATTGTTAAAGGATGTTGAATTAGATGTCGACTTATATGTTGGCGCAAACGTACAAGAGGAAGTAGGATTACGAGGAGCTAGAGCTGCGGCTGAATTAATCAAGCCTGATGTAGCCTTCGTTGTAGATTGTTCACCTGCTAATGACATGAAAGGTAAAAATGAATTGTCTGGTGTATTAGGTAAGGGGACTTTAATTAGAATAAAAGACGGAACGATGATTTTAAAACCAACGTTCAGAGATTTTTTATTAGAAGTAGCGACAACGAATAATATTAATCATCAATATTATATTTCGCCAGGTGGTACAGACGGCGGTGAAATTCATAAAGCAAATGAAGGTATACCAACAGCGGTTATCGGCGTATGTGCACGCTATATTCATAGTACAAATTCAATATTTGATTATCGAGATTATGAAGCGGCAAGAGCTTTATTATCAAAAAGCATCGAAAATCTAAACGATACTCAAATCGAAGCATTACAATACCAATAA
- a CDS encoding thioredoxin family protein, translating to MKNLENEQQFEELKQQQTVFLFTAGWCPDCKVIEPDLPQLEEKYNNYQFISVDRDQFMDICIDHGIMGIPSFLVYKNGEQLGSYIGKERKSIAQIDDFLASL from the coding sequence ATGAAAAATTTAGAAAATGAACAACAATTTGAAGAGTTAAAACAACAACAAACAGTATTTTTATTTACTGCAGGTTGGTGTCCAGATTGTAAAGTGATCGAACCAGATTTACCGCAATTAGAAGAGAAATATAATAACTATCAATTTATTTCAGTCGATAGAGATCAATTTATGGATATTTGCATTGACCATGGTATTATGGGTATTCCTAGCTTTTTAGTATATAAAAATGGTGAACAGTTAGGTAGCTATATTGGAAAAGAACGAAAATCAATTGCACAAATAGATGATTTCTTAGCTTCATTATAA
- a CDS encoding DUF1444 domain-containing protein, which yields MNVFLMRDKLKSRLEHLDVKFNFNREDETLRIYRTDNGKGVTIKLNSIVAKYKQQNDKIIDEIVYYVEEAIGQMKDTNVSELDDIQVMPVLRSPSFDKEDKDGNKFVIDEHTAETNIYYALDLGKSYRLIDETMLEQLNFTQQQLKEMALFNVRKLTNSYTTDEVKGNIFYFINSNDGYDASRILNTSYLNDFEKQCEGEMLVAIPHQDVLIVADIRNKTGYDVMAHLTMEFFTKGLVPITSLSFGYDSGHLEPIFILGKNNKQKRDPNVIQRLEATRKEYENKDKK from the coding sequence ATGAATGTATTTCTAATGAGAGATAAGTTAAAATCACGTTTAGAACATTTAGATGTTAAATTTAATTTTAATCGTGAAGATGAAACTTTACGTATTTATAGAACAGATAATGGTAAAGGCGTTACGATTAAGCTTAATTCAATTGTAGCCAAATACAAACAACAAAATGACAAAATTATAGATGAAATTGTGTATTATGTAGAAGAAGCAATTGGGCAGATGAAAGATACTAACGTATCAGAACTAGATGATATTCAAGTTATGCCCGTATTACGTTCTCCAAGTTTTGATAAAGAAGATAAAGACGGAAATAAATTTGTAATTGATGAACATACAGCTGAAACTAACATTTATTACGCATTAGATTTAGGTAAATCTTATCGTTTAATTGATGAAACGATGCTAGAACAACTTAATTTCACTCAACAACAATTGAAAGAAATGGCATTATTTAACGTTAGAAAGTTAACGAATTCGTATACTACTGATGAAGTAAAAGGCAATATTTTTTACTTTATAAATTCTAATGACGGTTATGATGCGAGTAGAATATTAAACACGAGTTATTTGAATGATTTTGAAAAACAATGTGAGGGCGAAATGTTAGTGGCAATTCCACATCAAGACGTCTTAATTGTTGCGGACATTAGAAATAAAACGGGTTATGATGTTATGGCACATTTAACAATGGAATTTTTCACTAAAGGTTTAGTACCTATAACATCATTATCATTTGGCTATGACAGTGGCCATTTAGAACCTATTTTTATTCTAGGTAAAAATAATAAACAAAAAAGAGATCCTAATGTTATTCAACGATTAGAAGCAACACGTAAAGAATATGAAAATAAAGATAAAAAATAA
- the ytpR gene encoding YtpR family tRNA-binding protein: MNLFYNKEKVGDVAFVQIDPQEGPFNYVTKGDIVQITKNDDVVGYNIFNASHIVNIDGNGHIKLTDDIVNKFNQAIKNAGFTNELDADLSPKFVVGYVATKDKHPDADKLSVLSVDVGNDKLQIVCGAPNVEAGQKVVIAKVGAVMPSGMVIKDAELRGVASSGMVCSMKELNLPNAPQEKGIMVLSDEYEVGQPFFE, from the coding sequence ATGAACCTTTTTTATAATAAAGAAAAAGTAGGCGACGTTGCCTTTGTACAAATTGACCCACAAGAGGGCCCTTTTAATTATGTAACTAAAGGGGATATTGTACAAATTACTAAAAACGATGACGTAGTAGGGTATAACATTTTTAATGCGTCACATATCGTAAATATTGATGGTAACGGACATATTAAATTAACGGATGACATAGTAAACAAATTCAATCAAGCAATCAAAAATGCAGGATTTACTAATGAATTAGATGCAGATTTATCACCAAAATTTGTAGTAGGATATGTTGCAACAAAAGATAAGCACCCAGATGCCGATAAATTAAGCGTATTATCAGTGGATGTTGGAAACGACAAACTTCAAATTGTATGTGGCGCACCTAATGTGGAAGCTGGACAAAAAGTCGTAATAGCAAAGGTTGGAGCTGTTATGCCAAGTGGTATGGTTATAAAAGATGCTGAATTAAGAGGCGTTGCATCTAGTGGTATGGTATGTTCAATGAAAGAACTTAATTTACCTAACGCGCCACAAGAGAAAGGTATAATGGTCTTGTCTGATGAGTATGAAGTAGGGCAACCGTTTTTTGAATAA
- a CDS encoding DNA translocase FtsK, producing the protein MSWFDKLFGEENDSNEDYLNNRNKRRQKANQSDEQDTLLPQNNDVYDRPRGKFRFPMRVVEEAKHQDADIDHTANHSSGDTHNYRDESQTHKQVDNKRHRRRREDVSNEQQRQTKNGDAQKHDYKSNAKKSHISIQTEVLRAQSSSKNTEHSSRHSDFRASEVPSAIFGTKKRRQLKNGVIPSEDEADTKDDSDQQNEMQQETESSQFQTTANSEATENNTSSNQYDADIATDNFENDIQADDIEINTDSTNTTPKTTKKDNTININNFYASQIVEEIRRERERKVLKKRQFKKALQQKRQEQDDAEKDSIQKAIDEMYAKQAQQYIGDSSLVDNDKQTQNDDTTVEQETQNNGENDSLHIADEENHFKYEEVDLSNVSDVHTVQDEDVEVNSSDSEASNTIESPQTSEENSDDIEEIAETAETADVNHQHDDSVSEHNVSDAEYREIGESQEELTNEITEPQNLEDDSVESDEDNTTLSEQQSVENNATNNSVEDKAMRATTSNMDKSAYRDVNKQNQNTTQQSQNTSSNKNTAVKKSAKPFNVVMTPSDKKRMMDARKAKSVNVPNLEPEVSSTSTNENKQEDVKNSDSINEGYNDGSTLNEDAITNETTEDNQGVESLNNDASNDMSEVQNNTDNNQDQLNNDSEQQNYETRTIRRGPSLKLPDVSLLERPEEHEIDNSWIEEKKQELNDAFYYFNVPAEVQSVTEGPSVTRFELSVEKGVKVSRITALQDDIKMALAAKDIRIEAPIPGTSLVGIEVPNQSSTKVNIRSIIDTEEFRSAESKLTVAMGYRINNKPLLMDIAKTPHALIAGATGSGKSVCINSILLSLIYKNHPEELKLLLIDPKMVELAPYNDLPHLVSPVITDVKAATQSLKWAVEEMERRYKLFAKYHVRNITAFNKKANYEDRMPKIVIVIDELADLMMMAPQDVEQSIARIAQKARACGIHMLVATQRPSVNVITGLIKANIPTRIAFMVSSSVDSRTILDSGGAERLLGYGDMLYLGSGMNKPIRVQGTFVSDEEIDDVVDFVKQQRDPEYLFEEKELLKKTESAPQDDLFNDVCNFMVQEGHISTSLIQRHFQIGYNRAARIVDQLEQLGYISESNGSKPRDVYLTETDLNELNK; encoded by the coding sequence ATGAGCTGGTTCGACAAATTATTTGGAGAAGAGAATGACTCAAATGAAGACTATCTAAATAACAGAAATAAACGTCGTCAAAAAGCTAATCAAAGTGATGAGCAAGACACATTACTTCCTCAGAATAATGATGTATATGATCGCCCTAGAGGTAAATTTAGATTCCCAATGCGTGTCGTTGAAGAAGCAAAGCATCAAGATGCCGATATAGACCACACTGCTAATCATTCTAGTGGAGATACACATAATTATCGAGATGAATCTCAAACGCATAAACAGGTCGATAATAAACGACACAGAAGACGTCGTGAGGACGTGAGTAATGAACAACAACGCCAAACTAAAAATGGCGATGCACAAAAGCATGATTATAAATCTAATGCTAAGAAATCACATATAAGCATACAAACAGAAGTATTAAGAGCGCAATCATCTTCAAAAAATACGGAGCACAGCTCAAGACATTCTGATTTTAGAGCTTCTGAGGTGCCTTCTGCGATATTTGGTACTAAAAAAAGACGTCAATTAAAGAATGGTGTTATTCCTTCAGAAGATGAAGCGGATACGAAGGATGACAGTGACCAACAAAATGAAATGCAACAAGAAACTGAATCAAGTCAATTCCAAACAACAGCAAACTCTGAAGCTACTGAGAACAATACATCATCAAATCAGTATGACGCTGATATAGCAACTGACAATTTTGAAAATGATATACAAGCTGATGACATAGAAATAAATACTGACTCAACTAATACAACACCTAAAACGACGAAAAAAGATAATACTATTAATATTAATAATTTTTATGCTTCTCAAATAGTTGAAGAAATAAGAAGAGAAAGAGAACGTAAAGTATTAAAGAAACGTCAATTTAAAAAAGCATTACAACAAAAAAGACAAGAGCAAGATGATGCTGAAAAAGATAGTATCCAAAAAGCAATTGACGAAATGTATGCTAAGCAAGCACAACAATATATTGGTGATAGTTCATTAGTTGATAATGATAAGCAAACACAAAATGATGACACAACAGTAGAACAGGAAACGCAGAATAATGGAGAGAACGACTCGCTTCATATTGCTGATGAAGAAAATCATTTCAAGTATGAAGAAGTTGACTTAAGTAACGTAAGCGATGTACATACTGTTCAAGATGAGGATGTAGAAGTAAATTCAAGTGACTCTGAAGCGTCTAATACGATAGAATCACCTCAAACTTCAGAAGAAAATAGTGACGATATAGAAGAAATTGCAGAAACTGCAGAAACTGCAGACGTTAATCATCAGCATGATGACAGTGTGTCAGAACATAATGTGTCAGATGCCGAATATCGTGAAATAGGAGAGTCTCAAGAAGAGTTAACTAATGAGATTACTGAACCGCAAAACCTAGAAGATGATAGTGTAGAGTCAGACGAAGACAATACAACGTTAAGTGAGCAACAGTCTGTCGAAAATAACGCTACAAATAATTCTGTTGAAGATAAGGCAATGCGTGCGACTACTTCTAATATGGATAAGTCTGCCTATCGTGATGTGAATAAACAGAATCAAAATACGACACAACAATCCCAAAATACATCAAGTAATAAAAATACAGCAGTAAAAAAATCAGCTAAACCATTTAATGTAGTTATGACACCTTCAGATAAAAAACGTATGATGGATGCACGTAAGGCAAAAAGTGTGAATGTTCCTAATCTGGAACCTGAAGTATCATCGACATCTACAAATGAAAATAAGCAAGAAGATGTAAAAAATAGCGATTCAATTAATGAAGGATACAATGATGGTTCGACCTTAAATGAAGACGCTATAACAAATGAAACAACTGAAGATAATCAGGGTGTCGAATCATTAAATAATGATGCTTCAAATGATATGAGTGAAGTTCAAAATAACACTGACAATAACCAAGATCAGTTAAATAACGACAGTGAACAACAAAATTATGAAACGAGAACGATTCGAAGAGGTCCAAGCTTGAAATTGCCTGACGTGTCTTTATTAGAACGTCCTGAAGAACATGAAATTGATAATAGTTGGATTGAAGAAAAGAAACAAGAATTAAATGATGCATTTTACTATTTCAACGTACCTGCAGAGGTCCAATCTGTTACTGAAGGCCCAAGTGTTACACGCTTTGAATTGTCTGTAGAAAAAGGTGTGAAAGTGTCTAGAATCACTGCTTTACAAGACGATATTAAAATGGCACTTGCCGCTAAAGATATACGAATTGAAGCACCAATACCTGGCACAAGTTTAGTAGGTATAGAAGTGCCAAATCAATCTTCTACAAAAGTAAATATTAGATCAATCATTGACACAGAAGAGTTTAGAAGTGCTGAATCCAAATTAACTGTAGCTATGGGTTATCGAATTAATAATAAACCATTATTAATGGATATTGCCAAAACACCGCATGCGCTTATTGCTGGTGCTACAGGTTCTGGTAAATCTGTTTGTATAAATAGTATCTTGTTATCACTTATTTATAAAAATCATCCAGAAGAGTTAAAATTATTACTTATCGATCCTAAAATGGTAGAATTAGCACCATATAATGATTTGCCTCATTTAGTTTCGCCAGTAATTACTGACGTTAAAGCAGCAACACAAAGTTTAAAATGGGCTGTTGAAGAAATGGAACGTCGTTATAAGCTATTTGCCAAATATCATGTCCGTAATATTACAGCGTTCAATAAAAAAGCAAATTATGAGGATAGAATGCCTAAAATTGTTATAGTTATTGATGAATTAGCTGATTTAATGATGATGGCCCCACAAGATGTGGAACAATCTATCGCTCGTATTGCGCAAAAAGCGCGTGCTTGTGGTATCCATATGTTAGTAGCAACACAACGACCATCAGTTAACGTTATTACTGGCCTTATTAAAGCTAATATTCCAACAAGAATTGCCTTTATGGTATCATCTAGCGTGGATTCTAGAACGATTTTAGATAGTGGTGGTGCAGAACGTTTACTAGGTTATGGTGATATGCTTTACTTAGGAAGTGGTATGAATAAACCAATTCGTGTTCAAGGTACATTTGTTTCTGATGAAGAAATAGATGATGTTGTTGATTTTGTTAAGCAACAACGAGACCCTGAGTATCTTTTTGAGGAAAAAGAATTACTGAAAAAAACTGAAAGTGCGCCACAAGATGATTTATTTAATGATGTTTGTAATTTTATGGTTCAAGAAGGACATATTTCAACATCGTTAATCCAAAGACATTTCCAAATAGGTTATAATCGTGCAGCAAGAATCGTCGATCAATTAGAACAACTCGGTTATATTTCAGAATCAAACGGTTCTAAACCTAGAGATGTTTATCTAACTGAAACTGATTTAAATGAATTAAATAAATAA
- the murC gene encoding UDP-N-acetylmuramate--L-alanine ligase, translating to MTHYHFVGIKGAGMSSLAQIMHDLGNEVQGSDIESYVFTEVALRNKGIKILPFDANNIEEDMVVVQGNAFPDVHEEIVRAHELKLDVIRYHDFLGHVINQYTSVAVTGAHGKTSTTGLLSHVMNGDKKTSFLIGDGTGLGIPASEYFAFEACEYKRHFLSYHPDYAIMTNIDFDHPDYFKDIDDVVSAFQEMSHNVKKAIIAWGDDPYLRGIQANVPVYYYGFSTNDDVYADNIQISEKGTQFDVYINNKFFDTFLSPQYGDHNILNALSVITISYLEELDIDNIKEALETFGGVKRRFNETKVVNQVLVDDYAHHPREISATIETARKKYPNKEVIAVFQPHTFSRTKAFLQEFADCLSKADHTFLCEIFGSIRENSGNLTIQDLLKRIDGAQLIDEVSVNLLEQYNDAVVLFMGAGDIQKIQRAYMENLDVVNEF from the coding sequence ATGACACATTATCATTTTGTCGGTATAAAAGGTGCTGGTATGAGTTCATTAGCACAAATCATGCACGATCTTGGAAATGAAGTTCAAGGTTCTGACATTGAAAGCTATGTCTTCACAGAAGTGGCACTTAGAAATAAAGGAATTAAGATTCTACCTTTTGATGCGAATAACATCGAAGAAGATATGGTAGTAGTCCAAGGTAATGCATTCCCTGACGTACATGAAGAAATTGTTAGAGCGCATGAATTAAAATTAGATGTAATACGATATCATGATTTCTTAGGTCATGTTATTAATCAATATACTTCAGTTGCTGTTACTGGTGCACACGGTAAAACGTCAACTACTGGCTTATTATCACATGTTATGAATGGCGATAAAAAAACGTCATTCCTCATTGGTGACGGTACAGGATTAGGCATTCCTGCGAGTGAATATTTTGCTTTTGAAGCATGTGAATATAAACGTCACTTCTTAAGCTATCATCCAGATTATGCAATTATGACAAATATTGATTTTGACCATCCGGATTATTTCAAAGACATAGACGATGTGGTAAGCGCCTTTCAAGAGATGTCTCATAATGTGAAAAAAGCTATCATTGCATGGGGCGATGATCCTTATTTACGTGGTATTCAAGCCAATGTACCTGTTTACTATTATGGTTTTTCAACTAATGATGATGTCTATGCGGACAATATCCAAATTAGTGAAAAAGGTACACAATTTGATGTTTATATCAATAATAAATTTTTCGATACATTCCTATCACCTCAATATGGGGACCATAATATTTTAAATGCTTTATCAGTTATTACTATTAGTTATCTTGAAGAACTTGATATTGATAACATTAAAGAAGCTTTAGAAACATTTGGTGGTGTAAAAAGAAGATTTAACGAAACAAAAGTAGTTAATCAAGTACTTGTTGATGATTATGCACATCATCCAAGAGAAATTAGTGCTACAATTGAAACAGCAAGAAAAAAATATCCAAACAAAGAAGTCATCGCAGTTTTCCAACCACATACTTTTAGTAGAACGAAAGCGTTTTTACAAGAGTTTGCTGATTGTTTAAGTAAAGCTGACCACACTTTCTTATGTGAAATATTTGGTTCTATTAGAGAAAATTCAGGCAATCTAACGATACAAGATTTACTGAAACGCATAGACGGTGCGCAATTAATTGACGAAGTTAGTGTTAATTTATTAGAACAATATAATGATGCTGTGGTATTATTTATGGGTGCTGGTGATATACAAAAAATTCAGCGTGCATATATGGAAAATCTCGATGTTGTTAATGAATTTTAA
- a CDS encoding DUF948 domain-containing protein, whose translation MEWILPIAGIIAAIAFLILVIGIVVVLISVKKNLDHVAKTLDGVEGQVQGITRESTDLLHKANRLTEDIQGKSERLNSVVDAVKGIGDSVQTLNGSVDRVTNSITHNISQNEDKISQVVQWSNVAMEIADKWQNRRTRRESANYKTSSVANDANHSYTTRVENK comes from the coding sequence ATGGAATGGATTTTACCCATTGCTGGAATTATCGCGGCAATAGCTTTTCTAATTTTAGTAATTGGAATTGTTGTAGTGTTAATTTCAGTTAAGAAAAACTTAGATCACGTAGCTAAGACACTTGATGGAGTAGAAGGTCAAGTTCAAGGTATTACACGTGAATCAACTGATTTACTTCATAAAGCTAATCGTTTAACTGAAGATATTCAAGGTAAATCAGAAAGATTGAACTCAGTAGTTGATGCTGTGAAAGGTATCGGTGACTCAGTTCAAACATTAAACGGGTCAGTTGACCGCGTAACTAATTCTATTACGCACAATATTTCTCAAAATGAAGATAAAATTTCTCAAGTTGTTCAATGGTCAAACGTTGCAATGGAAATTGCAGACAAATGGCAAAATAGAAGAACTCGTAGAGAAAGTGCTAACTACAAAACAAGTAGCGTAGCAAATGATGCAAATCATAGCTATACTACTCGTGTAGAGAATAAATAA